In Apus apus isolate bApuApu2 chromosome 25, bApuApu2.pri.cur, whole genome shotgun sequence, the following proteins share a genomic window:
- the LOC127394222 gene encoding uncharacterized protein LOC127394222 has translation MMLLGVWLLGCLLCYLLLSLLQRGHRDTDCGDLEDEGHYLYLDEGGSGQCSAGPLVVLEEPALCQDTYQDWIILYCWTPFHATLMATPESSCCHWDQISRWVGVSPSSAGLEQGCHNGHVLVLAHGPHTAPLQHLQRRGISQPSPDRIKEKYTSKQNSGLVKLDVRRGERSLRAVGEAGAGCGSDARGGRHRRRGPPGRAALKPS, from the exons ATGATGCTCCTTGGGGTGTGGCTTCTCGGCTGCCTGCTCTGCTacctgctcctttctctgctccagcGGG GGCATAGGGACACCGATTGTGGGGACCTTGAGGATGAAG GTCACTACCTGTACTTGGATGAGGGTG GATCTGGCCAGTGCTCTGCAGGACCACtggtggtgctggaggagcCAGCCCTCTGCCAGGACACCTACCAGGACTGGATCATCCTCTACTGCTGGACCCCCTTCCATGCCACCCTCATGGCCACCcctgagagcagctgctgccactgggACCAGATCAGCAGGTGGGTAGGTGtcagccccagcagtgctggcttggagcagggctgccacAATGGCCACGTCCTAGTCCTGGCCCATGGGCCTcacacagcccctctgcagcaCCTACA GAGACGAGGGATTTCACAACCCAGCCCAGACAGGATTAAAGAGAAATACACAAGTAAACAAAATAGCGGCCTCGTAAAACTGGACGTGCGGCGCGGGGAGCGGAGCCTCCGGGCCGTGGGTGAGGCGGGCGCCGGGTGCGGGAGCGATGCCCGCGGGGGCCGGCACCGGCGGCGGGGTCCCCCCGGGAGAGCCGCTTTAAAGCCGAGCTGA
- the EZH1 gene encoding histone-lysine N-methyltransferase EZH1: MAEKMEIATPPTSKCIMYWKRKVKSEYMRLRQLKRFQANMGAKALFVANFAKVHEKTQILNEDWKKLRVQSVQLMKPVSGHPFLKQCTVESIFPGFPSQTLYMRTLNTVALVPIMYSWSPLQQNFMVEDETVLCNIPYMGDEVKEEDETFIEELINNYDGKVHGEEEMISGSVLISDAVFLELVNALNQYSDEEEEGHNDSEAKPEDGKEELPVTRKRKRIAAEGNKKCSKKRFPNDMIFTAISSMFPEYGFPDDMKERYRELTEVSDPNVLPPQCTPNIDGPCAKSVQREQSLHSFHTLFCRRCFKYDCFLHPFHATPNVYKRKNRETKIEPDPCGADCFLWLEGAKEFAALHNPRSKCSGRRRRRHHVVGASCSSTPASTITETREGDSDRDTGNEWASSSSEANSRCQTPTKQKLSPASSQLFAVETPQEPVEWTGAEESLFRVFHGTYFNNFCSIARLLGTKTCRQVFQFAVKESLITKLPTNELMNPSQKKKRKHRLWAAHCRKIQLKKDNSPTQVYNYQPCDHPEHPCDSSCPCIMTQNFCEKFCQCNPDCQNRFPGCRCKTQCNTKQCPCYLAVRECDPDLCLTCGASEHWDCKVVSCKNCSIQRGLKKHLLLAPSDVAGWGTFIKESVQKNEFISEYCGELISQDEADRRGKVYDKYMSSFLFNLNNDFVVDATRKGNKIRFANHSVNPNCYAKVVMVNGDHRIGIFAKRAIQAGEELFFDYRYSQADALKYVGIERETDVI, translated from the exons ATGGCCGA aaaaatggaaattgcCACCCCTCCCACGTCAAAATGTATCAtgtactggaaaagaaaagtcAAGTCTGAGTATATGCGTCTGCGGCAGCTCAAGAGGTTCCAGGCGAACATGGGGGCCAAG GCTCTGTTTGTGGCCAACTTTGCAAAGGTTCATGAAAAGACTCAGATTCTGAATGAAGACTGGAAGAAGCTTCGAGTCCAGTCAGTGCAGCTGATGAAGCCGGTCAGCGGGCACCCATTCCTGAAGCAG TGCACTGTTGAGAGCATTTTCCCAGGGTTTCCGAGCCAGACGCTGTATATGAGGACCCTGAACACGGTGGCACTGGTGCCCATTATGTACTCCTGGTCCCCTCTTCAGCAGAATTTCATG GTGGAGGATGAAACTGTTCTGTGCAATATCCCTTACATGGGAGATGAGGTGAAGGAAGAGGATGAAACTTTCATTGAAGAACTTATTAATAACTATGATGGGAAGGTTCATGGAGAGGAAG AAATGATCTCTGGGTCAGTCCTTATCAGTGATGCTGTGTTCCTGGAGCTCGTCAATGCCCTGAATCAGTACTctgatgaggaggaggaaggacacAATGATTCTGAGGCTAAACCGGAGGATGGGAAAGAGGAGCTGCCAgtcacaaggaaaagaaagcgAATTGCAGCAGAAG GTAACAAGAAGTGTTCGAAGAAGCGGTTTCCAAATGACATGATATTCACTGCTATTTCTTCCATGTTTCCTGAGTATGGCTTCCCAGATGATATGAAGGAGAG ATACCGGGAGCTGACGGAGGTGTCAGACCCGAACGTGCTGCCGCCGCAGTGCACCCCCAACATCGACGGGCCGTGCGCCAAGTCGGTGCAGCGGGAGCAGTCCCTGCACTCCTTCCACACCCTCTTCTGCCGCCGCTGCTTCAAGTACGACTGCTTTCTGCATC cttttcatgCCACTCCTAATGTGTACAAACGAAAGAATAGAGAGACCAAGATCGAGCCAGATCCTTGTGGAGCAGACTGTTTCCTCTGGCTG GAAGGAGCCAAGGAGTTTGCTGCCCTGCACAACCCTCGGTCCAAGTGCTCGGGCCGGCGCCGCAGGAGGCACCACGTGGTGGGAGCTTCGTGCTCCAGCACCCCAGCCTCCACCATCACTGAGACGAGGGAGGGCGACAGCGACCGCGACACGGGCAATGAGTGGGCCTCCAGCTCCTCGG AGGCAAACTCCCGCTGCCAGACCCCCACCAAGCAGAAGCTGAgcccagcctcctcccagctgttTGCGGTGGAGACGCCGCAGGAGCCCGTCGAGTGGACAGGGGCTGAGGAGTCCCTCTTCCGTGTCTTCCATGGGACCTACTTCAACAACTTCTGCTCGATcgccaggctgctggggaccAAGACGTGCAGGCAG GTTTTCCAGTTTGCAGTGAAAGAATCACTCATAACAAAACTGCCAACGAACGAATTAATGAATCCAtcccagaagaagaaaaggaagcacag GCTGTGGGCTGCGCACTGCAGGAAGATTCAGCTGAAGAAAG ATAATTCGCCTACCCAGGTGTACAACTACCAGCCCTGTGACCACCCCGAGCACCCCTGTGACAGCTCCTGCCCTTGCATTATGACTCAGAATTTCTGTGAGAAGTTCTGCCAGTGCAACCCTGACT GTCAGAACCGCTTCCCAGGCTGCCGCTGCAAAACCCAGTGCAACACCAAGCAGTGCCCCTGCTACCTGGCTGTGCGGGAGTGTGACCCCGACCTCTGCCTGACCTGTGGGGCTTCGGAGCACTGGGACTGCAAGGTGGTCTCCTGCAAGAACTGCAGCATCCAGCGTGGTCTCAAGAAG CATTTGTTGCTGGCACCATCGGATGTCGCTGGCTGGGGGACTTTCATCAAGGAATCCGTGCAGAAGAACGAGTTCATTTCCGAGTACTGCGGCGAG ctcaTTTCTCAGGATGAGGCTGACCGGCGGGGGAAGGTCTATGACAAGTACATGTCCAGCTTCCTCTTCAACCTCAACAATG atTTTGTTGTTGATGCCACCcgcaaaggaaataaaatccgCTTTGCCAATCACTCGGTGAACCCCAATTGCTATGCCAAAG TTGTGATGGTGAATGGTGACCACCGCATTGGGATCTTTGCCAAGAGAGCCATCCAGGCGGGAGAGGAGCTCTTCTTTGATTACAG GTACAGCCAGGCAGACGCCCTCAAGTACGTCGGCATAGAGAGGGAGACAGATGTCATCTAG